A part of Crassostrea angulata isolate pt1a10 chromosome 5, ASM2561291v2, whole genome shotgun sequence genomic DNA contains:
- the LOC128183823 gene encoding uncharacterized protein LOC128183823 isoform X1, whose protein sequence is MAATVAATSLLAIRVKKCKHISEKNAILCLENRRTLLDIFIDLHGDLPKDSRLSIVCNNSTDPSKGTSFDVYPNMLVGDLVGTFAIKRIEYSCSTEEQTVALGEIINNAAEAATSKTVDAFQVLMAGGRKNVSLKTSSCGVKDGISRKDEIYNKLVENFFNSRNLDFPRASCEQDGSYFVQVLCNALWYVTNHHQTINDASLRKQTLLPVPNIFNDYDGYNEVKRKKLKSCPLSASLLDSHAQALYSLLMKPVVNSSVSWKQGAEDIKQLAECFTAYKEYLVVQNKTAKENQSKLYPVRTIDKEATIEHRYGNLSGQIREKYVDINEAVTSAGIMAPVVFDEYKHLDKPFESNLERFRYFQDLQLKCPVDIIRFSPGGSSVSTVCIVQVSNQNRSNAEMLTQGARLLQTVRPNLKEYHTRAQRRLFKEKLKNVASVLPSVANLIYQELALDFSAAEHPVTQERLRLIFLGQNDLIPDLRVLNPGRPNNKFDIFFETLSKEVEKITAADDRRHGTAHLSEFISLEEMVEKTAKSCPEGTDIPSKSLVRLQFAPRNPYARSALNFTGKIDVQYKVQRRQLRIDHPDDHYCNAQFRYLKEMAIEMREHCALLFCDDKAKVSIGEPGSPVSTGVRGKKTIVPSSSTLVSLDHDMTKASLTPSVILHCKIPGSINDSFVRGQVTVTVNDSVFQMSSPFRHAVSIIKAFEQQGHFPYTLLKFTDGGTDQRNTLESVKCASICVFKEMNLDMMILARCAPGHSYVNPAERVMSILNLALQNVALERKESTEKMNKVLKSCNSMADVRNLAEKTPEVKTAWIESVEPVASVLRNRFLRLKLKDDPVKALDPVSDQEIDILKRHLRELFPNLDLTKLQKVHTSKVESYQKWIETHCRSRQYTFQIRKCRDENCCLPPRLRDEQMQWLPDPVLNETKDHYKSYNEVKGTETNESDRPSLKAKPIKEKKLNLRATVNVTTSDPVNDIFEEEEFEVPTPDAHLCITQNARAIVECVECRKPRVVYSHHKLTERQIMSFTISISEYEYTCGSPLLPPTNSMSKKVMSRLNINCDSHVELAYYGSGLGQVDICSVCAEPEADTNAELKKQYKTVLPLCKTCEGNGRVPFIQRPYGKKN, encoded by the exons atggcggCGACTGTAGCTGCAACGAGTCTGTTAGCGATAAGAGTTAAAAAATGCAAGCACATTTCAGAGAAGAACGCAATTTTGTGCCTGGAAAACCGTAGAACTcttcttgatatttttattgatttacacGGTGATTTGCCAAAAGACTCGAGACTTTCAATCGTTTGTAACAACTCGACAGATCCATCGAAAGGAACATCGTTCGATGTATACCCCAATATGCTGGTAGGCGATCTTGTTGGGACTTTTGCcattaaaagaattgaatattCCTGTTCAACGGAAGAGCAAACAGTAGCATTGGGTGAAATCATAAATAATGCAGCTGAGGCGGCCACCAGTAAAACGGTCGATGCATTTCAAGTCCTCATGGCGGGAGGCAGAAAGAATGTTTCATTGAAGACATCAAG TTGCGGCGTTAAAGATGGCATCAGTAGAAAGGATGAAATTTATAATAAGCTGGTTGAAAACTTTTTCAATTCAAGAAACCTAGATTTTCCAAGAGCTTCCTGTGAACAAGATGGATCATACTTTGTACAG GTTCTCTGCAATGCATTGTGGTACGTCACTAATCATCATCAAACAATAAATGATGCCTCACTAAGGAAACAAACTCTACTGCCAGTTCCAAATATCTTTAATGACTACgatggatataacgaagtaaaaagGAAAAAACTAAAATCCTGTCCATTGTCTGCATCACTTCTTGATAGCCATGCCCAGGCTCTATATTCTTTACTGATGAAGCCTGTGGTCAATAGTTCAGTCTCTTGGAAACAAGGTGCAGAAGATATTAAGCAGTTAGCAGAATGTTTTACTGCTTACAAAGAATATCTAGTTGTTCAGAATAAAACTGCCAAGGAAAATCAGAGTAAGTTGTATCCTGTTCGGACCATTGACAAAGAAGCCACCATTGAACACAGATATGGTAATTTGTCAGGTCAAATTAGAGAGAAATATGTGGACATAAATGAAGCTGTAACCAGTGCTGGAATTATGGCACCAGTGGTTTTTGACGAATacaaacatttggataagcctTTTGAAAGTAACTTGGAGCGATTCCGCTATTTTCAAGATCTTCAGTTGAAATGTCCTGTTGATATCATTCGTTTTAGTCCTGGTGGATCGTCAGTCTCAACAGTCTGTATAGTCCAAGTTTCCAATCAAAATAGATCAAACGCTGAAATGTTGACACAAGGTGCTCGATTACTACAAACtgtcagaccaaatttgaaagaATATCATACACGAGCTCAGAGAcgattgtttaaagaaaaactgaaaaatgttgCTTCTGTATTACCATCTGTTGCAAATCTCATTTATCAAGAGCTGGCATTGGATTTTTCTGCAGCAGAACACCCTGTAACCCAAGAGAGACTTAGACTTATTTTTCTTGGTCAGAATGACCTCATTCCTGATTTAAGAGTGCTCAACCCAGGAAGACCAAAcaacaaatttgatattttctttgaaaCCTTATCAAAAGAGGTAGAAAAGATTACAGCTGCAGACGATAGACGGCATGGGACAGCACATTTATCAGAATTTATCTCATTGGAAGAAATGGTTGAGAAAACAGCCAAATCTTGTCCAGAGGGCACTGATATTCCATCAAAAAGCTTGGTGAGGTTACAATTTGCCCCTAGGAACCCTTATGCAAGGTCTGCATTGAACTTTACAGGAAAGATTGATGTGCAGTATAAAGTGCAAAGAAGACAGCTTCGCATTGACCATCCAGATGATCACTATTGCAATGCACAATTCAGATATCTTAAAGAGATGGCAATTGAGATGAGAGAGCATTGTGCTTTATTGTTCTGTGACGATAAGGCAAAAGTGAGTATTGGAGAACCTGGAAGTCCAGTTTCAACAGGTGTGAGGGGGAAGAAAACCATAGTGCCATCAAGTTCCACTTTAGTATCTTTAGATCATGACATGACTAAAGCATCCTTGACCCCCTCAGTTATTTTGCACTGTAAAATTCCTGGTAGCATTAATGACTCATTTGTCCGTGGTCAAGTAACAGTGACAGTTAATGATTCTGTTTTTCAAATGTCATCTCCGTTTCGTCATGCAGTTTCCATTATAAAAGCCTTTGAACAACAGGGACATTTTCCTTATACATTGCTTAAATTCACAGATGGTGGAACTGATCAGAGAAATACACTTGAAAGTGTGAAGTGTGCTTCAATTTGTGTATTTAAGGAAATGAATCTTGACATGATGATATTGGCAAGATGTGCACCCGGTCACAGTTATGTTAACCCTGCTGAGAGAGTTATGAGCATTCTAAACTTGGCTCTGCAAAATGTAGCATTAGAACGTAAAGAGTCAacagaaaaaatgaataaagttcTGAAAAGCTGCAACAGTATGGCAGATGTAAGAAATCTTGCTGAGAAGACTCCAGAAGTAAAAACTGCATGGATAGAATCAGTTGAGCCAGTTGCATCAGTGCTCCGTAACCGTTTCTTGAGATTGAAGTTAAAAGATGATCCAGTAAAGGCCCTAGATCCAGTTAGTGACCaagaaattgatattttgaagcgCCATCTTAGAGAACTTTTCCCAAATCTTGATTtgacaaaattacaaaaagtgcACACAAGTAAAGTTGAGAGTTATCAGAAGTGGATTGAAACTCATTGTAGAAGTAGACAATACACGTTTCAAATAAGAAAATGCAGAGATGAGAACTGTTGTCTTCCTCCACGCTTGAGAGATGAGCAAATGCAGTGGTTACCTGATCCAGTTCTAAATGAGACTAAAGATCATTACAAATCCTACAATGAAGTCAAAGGAACAGAAACAAATGAATCAGACAGACCTTCTTTAAAAGCAAAACCGATCAAAGAAAAGAAACTGAACCTTAGAGCTACTGTGAATGTAACCACGTCAGATCCTGTGAATGATATTTTTGAAGAAGAGGAATTTGAAGTACCAACTCCTGATGCACACCTTTGCATTACACAAAATGCAAGAGCTATAGTTGAATGTGTGGAGTGTAGAAAGCCACGTGTAGTGTACAGTCATCACAAACTGACAGAGAGGCAAATAATGTCTTTCACTATTTCAATCAGTGAATATGAATACACATGTGGAAGTCCTTTATTGCCACCCACCAACTCAATGTCTAAAAAAGTTATGAGCAGACTTAATATTAACTGTGACTCACATGTTGAATTAGCCTATTATGGAAGCGGCTTAGGCCAAGTAGATATCTGCTCTGTTTGTGCTGAACCAGAAGCCGATACAAATGCAGAATTAAAAAAACAGTACAAAACTGTATTACCGCTATGCAAAACATGTGAAGGAAATGGAAGGGTGCCATTTATCCAGCGCCCCTATGGAAAGAAAAACTAA
- the LOC128183823 gene encoding uncharacterized protein LOC128183823 isoform X2 — MDHTLYRAGKKVLCNALWYVTNHHQTINDASLRKQTLLPVPNIFNDYDGYNEVKRKKLKSCPLSASLLDSHAQALYSLLMKPVVNSSVSWKQGAEDIKQLAECFTAYKEYLVVQNKTAKENQSKLYPVRTIDKEATIEHRYGNLSGQIREKYVDINEAVTSAGIMAPVVFDEYKHLDKPFESNLERFRYFQDLQLKCPVDIIRFSPGGSSVSTVCIVQVSNQNRSNAEMLTQGARLLQTVRPNLKEYHTRAQRRLFKEKLKNVASVLPSVANLIYQELALDFSAAEHPVTQERLRLIFLGQNDLIPDLRVLNPGRPNNKFDIFFETLSKEVEKITAADDRRHGTAHLSEFISLEEMVEKTAKSCPEGTDIPSKSLVRLQFAPRNPYARSALNFTGKIDVQYKVQRRQLRIDHPDDHYCNAQFRYLKEMAIEMREHCALLFCDDKAKVSIGEPGSPVSTGVRGKKTIVPSSSTLVSLDHDMTKASLTPSVILHCKIPGSINDSFVRGQVTVTVNDSVFQMSSPFRHAVSIIKAFEQQGHFPYTLLKFTDGGTDQRNTLESVKCASICVFKEMNLDMMILARCAPGHSYVNPAERVMSILNLALQNVALERKESTEKMNKVLKSCNSMADVRNLAEKTPEVKTAWIESVEPVASVLRNRFLRLKLKDDPVKALDPVSDQEIDILKRHLRELFPNLDLTKLQKVHTSKVESYQKWIETHCRSRQYTFQIRKCRDENCCLPPRLRDEQMQWLPDPVLNETKDHYKSYNEVKGTETNESDRPSLKAKPIKEKKLNLRATVNVTTSDPVNDIFEEEEFEVPTPDAHLCITQNARAIVECVECRKPRVVYSHHKLTERQIMSFTISISEYEYTCGSPLLPPTNSMSKKVMSRLNINCDSHVELAYYGSGLGQVDICSVCAEPEADTNAELKKQYKTVLPLCKTCEGNGRVPFIQRPYGKKN; from the exons ATGGATCATACTTTGTACAG agcaGGAAAAAAG GTTCTCTGCAATGCATTGTGGTACGTCACTAATCATCATCAAACAATAAATGATGCCTCACTAAGGAAACAAACTCTACTGCCAGTTCCAAATATCTTTAATGACTACgatggatataacgaagtaaaaagGAAAAAACTAAAATCCTGTCCATTGTCTGCATCACTTCTTGATAGCCATGCCCAGGCTCTATATTCTTTACTGATGAAGCCTGTGGTCAATAGTTCAGTCTCTTGGAAACAAGGTGCAGAAGATATTAAGCAGTTAGCAGAATGTTTTACTGCTTACAAAGAATATCTAGTTGTTCAGAATAAAACTGCCAAGGAAAATCAGAGTAAGTTGTATCCTGTTCGGACCATTGACAAAGAAGCCACCATTGAACACAGATATGGTAATTTGTCAGGTCAAATTAGAGAGAAATATGTGGACATAAATGAAGCTGTAACCAGTGCTGGAATTATGGCACCAGTGGTTTTTGACGAATacaaacatttggataagcctTTTGAAAGTAACTTGGAGCGATTCCGCTATTTTCAAGATCTTCAGTTGAAATGTCCTGTTGATATCATTCGTTTTAGTCCTGGTGGATCGTCAGTCTCAACAGTCTGTATAGTCCAAGTTTCCAATCAAAATAGATCAAACGCTGAAATGTTGACACAAGGTGCTCGATTACTACAAACtgtcagaccaaatttgaaagaATATCATACACGAGCTCAGAGAcgattgtttaaagaaaaactgaaaaatgttgCTTCTGTATTACCATCTGTTGCAAATCTCATTTATCAAGAGCTGGCATTGGATTTTTCTGCAGCAGAACACCCTGTAACCCAAGAGAGACTTAGACTTATTTTTCTTGGTCAGAATGACCTCATTCCTGATTTAAGAGTGCTCAACCCAGGAAGACCAAAcaacaaatttgatattttctttgaaaCCTTATCAAAAGAGGTAGAAAAGATTACAGCTGCAGACGATAGACGGCATGGGACAGCACATTTATCAGAATTTATCTCATTGGAAGAAATGGTTGAGAAAACAGCCAAATCTTGTCCAGAGGGCACTGATATTCCATCAAAAAGCTTGGTGAGGTTACAATTTGCCCCTAGGAACCCTTATGCAAGGTCTGCATTGAACTTTACAGGAAAGATTGATGTGCAGTATAAAGTGCAAAGAAGACAGCTTCGCATTGACCATCCAGATGATCACTATTGCAATGCACAATTCAGATATCTTAAAGAGATGGCAATTGAGATGAGAGAGCATTGTGCTTTATTGTTCTGTGACGATAAGGCAAAAGTGAGTATTGGAGAACCTGGAAGTCCAGTTTCAACAGGTGTGAGGGGGAAGAAAACCATAGTGCCATCAAGTTCCACTTTAGTATCTTTAGATCATGACATGACTAAAGCATCCTTGACCCCCTCAGTTATTTTGCACTGTAAAATTCCTGGTAGCATTAATGACTCATTTGTCCGTGGTCAAGTAACAGTGACAGTTAATGATTCTGTTTTTCAAATGTCATCTCCGTTTCGTCATGCAGTTTCCATTATAAAAGCCTTTGAACAACAGGGACATTTTCCTTATACATTGCTTAAATTCACAGATGGTGGAACTGATCAGAGAAATACACTTGAAAGTGTGAAGTGTGCTTCAATTTGTGTATTTAAGGAAATGAATCTTGACATGATGATATTGGCAAGATGTGCACCCGGTCACAGTTATGTTAACCCTGCTGAGAGAGTTATGAGCATTCTAAACTTGGCTCTGCAAAATGTAGCATTAGAACGTAAAGAGTCAacagaaaaaatgaataaagttcTGAAAAGCTGCAACAGTATGGCAGATGTAAGAAATCTTGCTGAGAAGACTCCAGAAGTAAAAACTGCATGGATAGAATCAGTTGAGCCAGTTGCATCAGTGCTCCGTAACCGTTTCTTGAGATTGAAGTTAAAAGATGATCCAGTAAAGGCCCTAGATCCAGTTAGTGACCaagaaattgatattttgaagcgCCATCTTAGAGAACTTTTCCCAAATCTTGATTtgacaaaattacaaaaagtgcACACAAGTAAAGTTGAGAGTTATCAGAAGTGGATTGAAACTCATTGTAGAAGTAGACAATACACGTTTCAAATAAGAAAATGCAGAGATGAGAACTGTTGTCTTCCTCCACGCTTGAGAGATGAGCAAATGCAGTGGTTACCTGATCCAGTTCTAAATGAGACTAAAGATCATTACAAATCCTACAATGAAGTCAAAGGAACAGAAACAAATGAATCAGACAGACCTTCTTTAAAAGCAAAACCGATCAAAGAAAAGAAACTGAACCTTAGAGCTACTGTGAATGTAACCACGTCAGATCCTGTGAATGATATTTTTGAAGAAGAGGAATTTGAAGTACCAACTCCTGATGCACACCTTTGCATTACACAAAATGCAAGAGCTATAGTTGAATGTGTGGAGTGTAGAAAGCCACGTGTAGTGTACAGTCATCACAAACTGACAGAGAGGCAAATAATGTCTTTCACTATTTCAATCAGTGAATATGAATACACATGTGGAAGTCCTTTATTGCCACCCACCAACTCAATGTCTAAAAAAGTTATGAGCAGACTTAATATTAACTGTGACTCACATGTTGAATTAGCCTATTATGGAAGCGGCTTAGGCCAAGTAGATATCTGCTCTGTTTGTGCTGAACCAGAAGCCGATACAAATGCAGAATTAAAAAAACAGTACAAAACTGTATTACCGCTATGCAAAACATGTGAAGGAAATGGAAGGGTGCCATTTATCCAGCGCCCCTATGGAAAGAAAAACTAA